A single genomic interval of Deltaproteobacteria bacterium harbors:
- a CDS encoding sulfurtransferase TusA family protein, with translation MAVEVLDTLGMKCPQPVLKIAVKAPDMKQGDILEVLGDCPTFEKDVRTWCERLGKVFLSVKDEGANKKKIQIRF, from the coding sequence ATGGCAGTAGAAGTTTTGGATACCCTCGGTATGAAGTGCCCTCAGCCGGTTCTGAAGATAGCCGTGAAGGCCCCGGACATGAAACAAGGTGATATTTTGGAAGTCCTGGGAGACTGCCCGACCTTTGAGAAAGATGTGCGCACCTGGTGCGAGCGGCTGGGCAAGGTCTTCCTTTCGGTAAAGGATGAAGGGGCAAACAAGAAAAAGATCCAGATAAGATTCTAG
- a CDS encoding type II toxin-antitoxin system RelE/ParE family toxin, producing the protein MASFEASHRIRGDYHIIYQIDTKQKTITIYHVRHRKDVYKR; encoded by the coding sequence ATGGCCTCATTTGAAGCAAGCCATCGCATCCGTGGGGACTATCACATAATATATCAAATTGATACGAAACAGAAAACCATTACTATTTATCATGTTCGTCATAGAAAGGACGTGTATAAAAGGTAA
- a CDS encoding DsrE/DsrF/DrsH-like family protein, with translation MMPKLAITVNGSAPSNVFPAFIIGSSAVASGDDLVLFFTPAGSLALLKGELEKMSKVKGLPDLVELYDGVVSLGGKIYLCGLALEAKDLKKEDFRESVEIIGATTFLNEIKNATVTFSF, from the coding sequence ATAATGCCTAAACTAGCAATCACAGTGAATGGTTCCGCTCCAAGTAATGTATTTCCAGCCTTCATCATTGGTTCTTCAGCAGTTGCGTCCGGGGATGACTTAGTCTTATTTTTTACACCCGCTGGTTCACTGGCGCTGTTAAAAGGAGAGCTGGAGAAGATGAGCAAAGTCAAAGGATTGCCTGATTTAGTTGAATTATACGATGGAGTGGTGAGCCTGGGTGGCAAGATATATTTATGCGGACTGGCCTTGGAGGCAAAGGATTTAAAGAAAGAGGATTTCAGAGAAAGCGTTGAGATAATAGGCGCAACTACATTCTTGAATGAAATTAAAAATGCTACTGTTACATTCTCTTTCTGA